The region TGGAGTAGCCCGGCCAGGAGGAGGTTTCAAAGAATTGGGGGAACTTGCAACAGTTCCTGACAAAGGAGCTTCTGTTATTGAGGCATCTATAGGCAAATTGCTATCCAAAGATGAACCCCATCCATAGTGGCTATTTGTACCAAAAGATTGACTTCCAATCTTCTCTTTCTGCATTGAATTTCCCAAGGAAAAAGACTTATGGGAAGAACCTGAAAGTTCAATATAATTTGGGGGGAGGGGAATAAGAGTTAAAACTTGAAAAACTGAAAATCTATAACAGCAAAAATTGAAGTATATGCATACCACCAGATAAATCACTTAGATTTAAGGTAAGCAAGGGCCTGTCATCCTTTTGTCCATCTTTGGACACACCATTGTTTCTATGACATTTACGATAGCAAGAAAAGACCATTGCAGCAAAAGCAAACGTCCCCACCGCAGttgcaacaacagcaacaacaacagttTTCTGGCTACTATTGTGCTTTTGTGATGGTAGTTGTGGTACCAAATCTGGGATCGCAGAAGAATGATCAATAGTTGAAGGTGACGGACTTGAAACTCCTGAACTAGGTGGAAAAAATGGTTTTGTTGGAGGTTCAACGGGGTGTTCAGGATCAGGAGCCCGAGGGCTGGCAGGGGATGGATCAGAAGTTGGTGCTGGACTGTAGGCAGGAGGATCAACTGGAGGGGCAAAGGCAGGggttactcttatgttttgaaGCACCTCATTACCCTTATGAAGTCTAGAAGATTCCCCACTACCCCTATGTTGTCTAGAAGAGTGAGGCCAACCGGAAAGAGACCCAAGATGTTTCTTGTACCCATTCCTAGAGCCCTTTGCATCACCAGAAATGTGAGAAAGATGATTTTTAGTTCTTAAGCAACCCAAAAGAGTTTGCTTTGTTTGGGGAGGCAGCACATTAATTGCTTTCTGTAGTCTTCCTTTTCCCGGTGACCATGCTTCTGACTTGACCTCAGAGGAGCCTCTGGCCCTTTCCTTTAGACGAAATaagtcaaaattttcattagCTTCTTTCAAATGCATCAAATCTGACCTGCATTTGATCCATAACTGCTGTGCCTGCAACAAAGGTGCCAGGAATTCTACTTATCATTCAATTACCAATTTACAAATAGATAAAGCAGTACTTAGCGGTGCAGAAAATACCAAGTTTTGCCAAATGTGACGTACATGCTTTGATAAAAGGCTATTGTTGCAGATTACTATAGAATTTTCTTTggtagaataaaaaatttataaggTCCCAAGAGGTAATGAATGGGAAGacgaaaaaaaatatatcaataagAAAGGATTTGTTCGTTGGACACATAAAATTAGCTAAGCACCTTATTCGAACAAATATAGAACCCGAATGGACGAGCCTAATACCAGTTCTTCCTCTTGTTGAAAGATGCTAATTTATTCGTGCATGTGCAATAAGCAACCTTGAAAGGTGATTTCTTATGAAGCCATCAAAAGAGTCTAACATGAAGAACCAATATGCTTTTTCTACGAATTGAGGTACATGACTAAGTCAAGTGATAAACGTTGCGTCTTGTCTTATTCAGTTCCATGCTCATCTAATGGTTGTAGATACTCTAACTGAGGATGGAGTGATAATTATGGGTATAATAAGATCACTATTGGGGATCACCTAAATTGGTATGGGATGGGAACAATACAATGGATCAACCCATCCTCTATGCATGTCaggatttttcttcttgaatggGCCAATCATTTGTTATAATATGCTGTTGTTGGTGATAACAACATAATTTATTTCAGATCCAGGACTATTCTGGTTGTCTCTCACTTTTATGTATATTCTCCTTGCAAAAATCGAGAGTAGCTTGCCActcatttttggatttttacacGTGTAGAATGCATCGTAGCTTTATTACGATGAAAGGAGATACGGAGTCTACCCAACTATCATGCAGCTCTTTATTTGGCATACATGGACTTTTCAGACACTAAACTGAAAACAATCATGAAAAATGAGGTCAAGGAAAGCTAAATGAGTTGaaattttgcttttttttaacaatttagTTAGCGAGGGAAGGCAAGGTTTAACATTCTCTATGCAGAACCTCAATTAGGCGCTAAGGACAGTTGTTTTCATAAGTTACAGAGAAGGCGGCAAATGGGATTTGTTGAAAGGAAAGTCCATCCAGTTAGATTAAATTAGGCAGATGACACTAATTAGATTAGAAAATAACTATGTCTATCTTTTCGTAGGATTCCTGCCAATGAATCATACCCAAGCATTTCGAAATtaatctcaaataaaaaatacatcCAGTCATGAAATTGATCCAGTGCAATTACGTAATCTCAAAAATGCCTCAGGAACTTGAGAAAGACTTAATGTTAACAATGTCCCACAAAGTGGAGAATAACTGTTGAAGGATTTTCTTTCAAACTACCATAGAACTTAGAAGCCATAGGTGTATCAGGCCCTACAAACTAAGCATACTAAGTCATTATACATCTTCAACCATTGTATAAACTTCGACGTACAATAGCTTACACCACATAGGACGGTTAAGAACATAATTAAGAGTGCTTCTTTCAGAAAGGCTAATCAGAATCCTTTGCAATGGAAGACATCTagtgctaaaataaaaaattgaattaggCTCAAAACAATAAACCCATATAAGAATTCATGTTGCACCAGCATCAAACAATAGCATCCACATTTAAATGAGAAAAGACGCAACaaacaaccaaaagaaaaaggggaaaggagAAGGGAAGGTGGGTTGGTGTGGAGCTCCTACCACTTCTTCGTCTATCTCTGGAGAAGATGGACCAACTTTATCTCCCACTAAGAATCTCTCAATTCTCTTGCCTCCTTTCGAGCTTCCTGTCGCCAACGTGAAAAGAAGAACGACATGTATCATAAGACAACCTATTCTTCTCAATCTCATCTCTTCCCAAATCGGCGACCCAAACGCATATTATCCTTCTCATCTCATCGATGGATAAACTGACGagcaaaaaactgaaattgataCGTTCTTCCCTCAATCTCCAATAACGAAgtgaaataaataaacaaacaaggaAGTTTCGAATCAATAAATGAACCCAGACCACCAATTCAACCAGagtttccctttcccccaagggaACAAGCCCGCAATTTGCTCAAATTCTTCTGCATTCCTTCAACATTTGCAGATAAAAATTAACTAGAAATCCAAAGATGGCGCTCTATGAATTGAGAATTCAAAGTATATAAA is a window of Macadamia integrifolia cultivar HAES 741 unplaced genomic scaffold, SCU_Mint_v3 scaffold1089, whole genome shotgun sequence DNA encoding:
- the LOC122062680 gene encoding formin-like protein 5 codes for the protein MRLRRIGCLMIHVVLLFTLATGSSKGGKRIERFLVGDKVGPSSPEIDEEVAQQLWIKCRSDLMHLKEANENFDLFRLKERARGSSEVKSEAWSPGKGRLQKAINVLPPQTKQTLLGCLRTKNHLSHISGDAKGSRNGYKKHLGSLSGWPHSSRQHRGSGESSRLHKGNEVLQNIRVTPAFAPPVDPPAYSPAPTSDPSPASPRAPDPEHPVEPPTKPFFPPSSGVSSPSPSTIDHSSAIPDLVPQLPSQKHNSSQKTVVVAVVATAVGTFAFAAMVFSCYRKCHRNNGVSKDGQKDDRPLLTLNLSDLSGGSSHKSFSLGNSMQKEKIGSQSFGTNSHYGWGSSLDSNLPIDASITEAPLSGTVASSPNSLKPPPGRATPPPPAPPPMPPAMNPRLPPPAPPKGVFPPPRGHPQAPMGSKLARPSSHKSNHPEDTASDGEAQKTKLKPFFWDKVLANPDHSMVWHQIKAGSFQVNEETIETLFGYNAASEKNKNELKKGASSSDHPQYIQIIDSKKAQNLAILLRALNVTTEEVRDALQEGTELDPIALVRQLSLINISVQHVQARILEKLLILLKS